A segment of the uncultured Desulfobulbus sp. genome:
GGCAATGGGGAGAAATCCCTGGGACAGAGCGAGTTCTTTCAACTCCAGCAAAGCATCCTCAAAGGCCCTGTTCCCGTACACAACAACAAGAAGCGCTGGCGTCTTTTTTGCCCGGAGCTGTTGAAAGCGCTTGATCGCATCAAGCGGTAGGCGGCCCGCATAGACAGGAGCGCCAATAACAGCAAGTTCATCAGAGGAAAAATCATTGTCCTGCACTTCTGGCTGGGGCAAGGTCAAATTCATCTGCTCAATCTGTTGAGCTGCAAGACCTTCAGCTATATTTTCTATAATTTTTTGGGTGGTACCGGTTGGTGAAAAAGTGATGAGTCTGACTTTTTGTATCTCCATCTCTCCTCCTGGTTTTTTCAAGGATTTTTGAGGCATTCATTTTTGTCGTTCTCGTAACCCCCCCCCGAGAACGACGTTCCGAGCTTCGTAACATGCCTGATTCTATTCAACCCTTGGTTGATCTTTTTTGGCTTTTTACGATGTCATCATTTTTCACTACCATGCGTTGTGCGACTGTGCAACAGGCTTGGCCAATCAAATTTATCTCGAAAAATCAGCGCACTACACTGTGGCAGTTCAGTCATCTCCAGTCCCCTTAACCGCTTACAGTTTCAATAATTCAAGTTCATTCAGGGAATCCCCCCTGATCGTTTACGTTGGGGTTCCTTCGTCACCACCAACCTACCAGAGTCCCGGGAGGTAAGGTAGGTTGGTGGTGAGGTACGAACCCCAACAGAAATAGCGCTTCAAATACATTGTTTGACATGCTTCGGGACGTTGAGCTGAGTTTCAGCGGTAAGCAAATTGAAGGGTGTCTTGAAGAATTAAAAGTTTCATTTTGAAACGAATGCCCACTCATCTGTTTCAGATTGAACCAGCCCAAAGCACCTCATCACCTATCATCCTGTAATTCTGAGATGTACACTTTGGCATCAATCCTGCTTTTCTCATACCATGCGTGACGAACAAAATAATTTGCGGCTGACAAAATCCCAAATCCGTGACGGCGGATGCTCACGGATTCAGGAAAACAACAACATTGTTTGCATATTTTCCCGCAAGCGATACTCTTACTTTCCTGCAATCAAAGGGTGCACAATGCGACTCCTTCTTGGTATCTATCAAAAGAAAGAAGAAATTGAGAAAGAACTGACAGCCCAAGGCATCAAGGGGAAACACATCTGCCAGGTAGGGCCCTTTGATTCACGGACCCTGGCCCTGGAATGGATGAACTTCATGGAGCAACGGCACCAGCCGGGGCAAACCCAAAAAATGATCGTAGGCCATATCTATCCCAATACATGGTATGGGACAGCGTTGGCTCTTGACTAGTGTCCATCCAGAAACGGTCTTCTGCCCAATTTCTGGATGGACACCGGCTAACCTGAAAACAACAGCCGGACCTTGTTTAATTCACGGTGGAAGAGGGAAAGAAGGTGCCGAATATATTTGCCATTGGCGACATACATGGTTGTCATCAAAAACTGGTTACATTGTTGGGTCGCCTACCGGTGAACCGGGAAGAAGATACCCTGATTTTTCTTGGGGACTACATCAATCGTGGCCCGGATTCACGCAAGGTGCTCGACACCCTGATCGGGGTGCAACGGGAATATCGCCATACGGTTTTTCTCAAGGGTAATCACGAACAGGCACTGCTTGATTATGAACTCTATGGAGATATTGAAGATCTCCGCCTTTTGCGAGTAATGGGGATCGAGGCCACAGCCGCAAGCTACGGCGTCCCCCTGCGCCGCCTGACGGATCTTTCCTGCATGTCTGCAGAACACCAGGATTTTCTCTTTCACTTGCAGCTTTGTTACAATGCGGGCAGCTATCATTTCTGCCATGCAGAATACACCCCCTCCCCTCCGGCATCCCATCCGGAGGAATCCCTGCAACAGCGGATGCAGCGTCGTTCTACAGAGGTCCAACTCCTGGCAAGCCGTCGACTTGGCCAGGAGGAGGATCTCGCTCCAAGACCCGAGCAGGTGGTGATTTTTGGCCACCTGCCCTTCGCCACCCCGTTGGTCAGAGCCGATCGCATCGGCATTGATACGGGAGCGGTCTACGGCAATCTTTTAACCGCAGTTCAGCTCCCCGAGCGTATCTTCTACCACGCCTGATCATTAGGGTATCTTGAATAATTGCTTTTTCTGCCAATCCCAGCGTCACGCTTAAAATTTTATCCTCGGAATATCGACTATATGCCTGCGGTAAAATTTTGCGCAATCCTTGGCCTTGATTAAAAAATCTAATTATTCAAGACACCCTTTAGCTTCGATCTGGCGCATGGCCCTCAGACTATCAAATTCTCCCTGTAAAAATGCATTGGCCAGGGCTATGGGGATCTCGTCATTTTTCATCATCCCATCGAGAAAGCGACTGAATCCAAAGAGCCGCCCAATCATGATCAGCTGTTCCTGAATCCTTTTCTTCTCTGCCCCGACAAGCGAGGCGGTGACCAGATCGCCGACCACAGTGGTATAGAAGCTGTTGTGCTCAAGCACGTGCTGAAAGAACAGGGCTCGGCGATGACTGCGCTCATGGCCGGCACCACCACCCTTGAGGCGAAAGCGGATGTAATTGGCATGGGAGTCACGTCCGCAGACCGCATCCACCATGGCAAAGTGAAACTCAACCCGGGCATTGAGGTTGAGGTAATCACGAGCGGTCAGAGCGTAGTTAAAGGTTCCGGCGGGACGGGGCCCGCGGCTATCGAGCATGGTGCGCGACATGACCGAGGGCAGCACATCCACATCTGCGGGAGCGACCCAACGTAACCCCGGCGTGGTCATCCCGTCACAGAGAGCGGCCAGGGGCACGGAAAGGACATCTTCCCGTTTAAGAATACGCCGCAAGCGCAGGCGTCGCCGTTTTTGCGGATTTTGCCTGCGGATGCCGCCACCGAGATCAACCACGAGAAAGGTAAAAGGGATGCCGATATCCATGGGCCGCAGCAACCCGCCCGCATCCTCCATGACCTGATCCCCGGCGGAGAACATGGTCAGCACCGCCATCTCATGGGTATAGCGGATGATGTCATGGATCGAGCGGCACTCGGCCAGGGAGAAGGTGGGGCCATAGGCATCGGTGAGATTAAGCGCCACAATACGATCACGCAGGGTTTGCCGAACCGGAGAGAGGCTCATACTTGCCGGGGATGCGCTGTTCTTTTTTACCTCCCCAGTTGCTGCCCGATCCTGCTGATGGGCCTTGATGGCCTGCTCACGAACCGCATCAGGAACATCCAGCACCAGTCCGTGATCGGCATCAATGAGAACCCACTGCTCCGTTCGCAGCTGCTCCAGACTCTTTTGCGCGCCTGTGATCATCGGCACGCCGCACTCCCGGGCGACACAGGCAAGGTGGTCAGTGGGGTTACCAAGATCGACCACCAGTCCGGCGCAGCGGGGAAGAAAACGAGCCGCATCCACAATGGAATGGGGCAGCGCCAGAATCAGCGGCGCTTCGGCGAACCATGCCGCAGGCTCTGCTTCCAACTGCTGGAGTTCAAAGATGGAATGAATCAGCCGCACTCGGCCCACGGCTTTTCCTGCAGAGGCACAAAACCCGGTACAGAGTGGCTCGCTTAAAGTGGGCAGGTGCGGCCGCTGTCCACCAGAACTCGCCACTCGCAGCGGACGGGCCTGGAGGATGGACAACTGCCCGTTAGCTAAGGCCCACTCGATATCCTGGGCAATCCCCTCCACACTCTCAATGGTGCGCCCAAAGCGTACCAGGTGGGTGAGCATCTCTACGTTGAGCAAAGCTTCCTTGCCCTCGGATTCGGGCACAGCCTCCAGTTTCAATCCGCCTTTCTTATCAGGAACCTCGCGATGAGTCTTTTGCGCGATGACCTGGTGGCTCAGGGGAGTTTCCGTTTCTAGGAGATCGCCCAGAGGTACTGCATCTTCATCGGACAGGAAGCGCAAGGGCCGGTAGAGGTCGGCAGGAACCTCACCGCCCACAGCGGTGGTCCCCAGCCCCGGCACCGCACTGATCAGCATGCGGCCACTCTCGGGCCGAGAGGGATCAACCGTAAAGAGCACACCGGCAGCCTCCGCCGGAACCATAACCTGTACCAGGACGGCAAGATCAAAATCAAAGGGCGCCAGCCCGGCATTCATCCGATAGGCAATGGCCCGGGCACTGAAGCCGCTGGCAATAACCTGGCGGCAGGCATCTAACAGTGATTCCTGACCACGGACATTCAAAAGAGAGGTAAACTGACCGGCAAAGGAATGCTCCACCCCATCTTCAGCCGCACCGCTGGAGCGCACCGAAACCGCAAGAGGTTGTTCAAAGGTCCGCCCCTCGCTCTGCTCCTGCGATGCCAGATCCTCATAGGCCTGAAAGAGCGCAGTGGTCACATCAGGTGGCAGAGGGGTGTTGAGAATCAACGCCGTGATCGTCTCTGCAGCCTCCTCAGTGGGGAGACGCCCGATTTCCACATCGCGCAGCAGCGGGCGAATTTTCTCGGACAACTCGGAACTGTGCAAAAACTTTTTACAGGCCCGCACCGTACAGGCAAAACCGTTGGGGACCGGGAGCCCCATCTGTTTGAGGCGGGCCAGATTAACCGCCTTGGCCCCGGCCTGCATCAGTGATTTGGGATCGAGCTGATCAAGGCTCACACAGGCTTTTCTGGTCAGCGTCATCTGCCCCAGGCTGCGCAGCTCACGGTAAATCAACTCCCCGAGGTTGCCATTAATGGCATAGAGCGACTCATAGCGGCCATGACTCAGCAGATTCAAACCATCAACCAGCTCACTGCTGACCCCAAGCAGTTCATCAACAGTTGCCCGAATATCAGCGGCCTCTGCCCGATGCAACTGTCCATCGAGACTGACGATCAACTCCAGGGCCTTGCCATTATTCTCCAGAAAAATGCGAAAGGCATGGTAACGGGCCTTGAGCATGACCAGCGCGGCCTGCTCTCGATTACGCCGGTTTTGCTTCCATTTCTCAAGAAGCGACTTAAACGGGTTCATCTGTCTCCTCCGGATCGGAGCTTCCCTGACAGAAGGCAGGAAGAAAGGCGGTGGCAAAATCGACAAAACAGCGTTCGATATCTGCCTCGCTCTTCATATTGGTATCCTGCTGGCGGGTATAGCCAGTCAACGCCCCCAGGGCAAAGAGCGCCAGGCGCAGAATATCAGGCTCCATCAGTTTGAGACGGGCGGTGATCAGATCACCCTTGATGCTGGTTTTAAACTCCATGGCCGCCAGCACCCGGGCTATAAATCGAGCGCGGCGACCGCGACGTTCTGGATCGGCCAGCCCCCCGACAAAACGAAAGTAAACGTAATTTCTGCTGATATCCTCACCGAGATAGGCATCGATCACACTGAAATGGTAGCCCATGCGCAGACTGAGATTGATATACTCGCCACCAATGATCGCCAGATTCACGCCCAAACTGTCCGCCGGTGCGGCCAACAGCCCCATACTGCGGGGCATGCCCGCGAGAATATCGCGCATCCCCAGACTTGGTGCCTGGGTATTCCAGGCTCGGGTGTCGGTGAGCCCCTCCAAGAAGGCATGAAAGGGAAGCGAGACAACCTGTTCGATGCCCGGCGCAGGGCCTGATTCCGGATCCAGGCCGCCGCCGACATCCAGCACGCGAATATCCATGGGGAGGCCAAGCGCCATGGAACGGGTACGCAGAGCCCCTATCCCTGGATGCCGTTCCTGAAAATGGGCCAGTTCGTCAACGGCGCTTTCGTGGCAGAAATGAATGATATCATGGAAGGTTCGGCAACTTTCCGCGGTGAACTCCTGCGTTTGGGGATTCACCAGGTTCAGCGGTTGAATAAAGCGCAGCAGACGACGTAAAAGCCGATACTCGCGGTCCTGGGGCGTCAAATCCAGACGGGTGGCATCAAAGCGTAAAAGCTGCTCCACAATGCCTTGGTAGACCGTGGTCTCCCCACCATCGACCGTCACCTCAATCCCCTGGGGCAGTCGCTCAAGGGCCTCTGGCAGACCAAAAATAGAGGGTAGGCGCAACTCACGGGAAACGGTGGCCAGGTGCCCTGCGGCAGAGCCGAACTCGGTCACCAGTCCGGCCGCCCGTTGCAGGACCGGGGTCAGATGGGGGGAGGCCACCCTGGCTACCGCCACGGCTCCGGGAGGAAAATCCTGGGGATCGGTGCGCTCGTCGATATGATACACCGGACCTGCACCGACACCGGATTGCCCGGTTTGCCCCCCCTGGCAGAGGACAGGAGCGCTCACCGGCTCTTCGCAGGAGCCACCAGGATCATGCTCGACCTGCAGGGGACGCAGCCGGGTAATGCGAAAGATTTTATCTTCCCAGAGTTGCCAGCGCAGCTCAAGCGGTGCCCCGTAAAGCCGTTCCAGAAGCATGGCGGTCTCGGCAAGTTTTTTCATCTGGCCGGGTTCAATCAGGCCGGTGCCATGACCAAGATGCCGCCTTCCCCTGGCCAGGTCAGTGGCCCGATACGATCCGGCAAAGCTGTACCCTGCAGGCCGCTCAGGAATGGACGACTGTAAAAGATCAAAAGGAGAGGTTCGACGCAGCAGGTAGGCATCCTCCTCGCCATCGGGGGCATACACTCTGGCGAACAGCCCATCCACTGCCCCAAAGGGGTTTTCCCCTAAAGGTCTGGTCTGAATGGCTCCCCGCAGCACAAAGGCGGGCTGAGGATGGACAAAGAGCGCGCAGTTTCTCTGTGCTGCTGGAATATGCGAGAGCTCAAGCCCTATCTGTTGCACGATCTCCTCAAGCCCATGGAGGAGCAGAGCAATCTCTTTGCTCTCAAAATCTGTACTGCCTCCCAGCTGATGCTCGGGTAAAGGCAAGCGCTCCTCGCTCAGCAGGGTCATCTTGTCGACATCTACTCGGGTCAGCTGTACTGCCGAATGCAAGACATCGGTCCGCAAACGAAAATAGCCTACCTCTTGCAGGGGTTCTTCATCTGCATCTATGCGGGTCGCCACCACCGTTACCGGGTCAAGCGGTATTCCTCCAACTGGTGATGGAGATGATCGATAATGGCCCCACGGGCCTCTTTCAACCGCCGGGCGGAACCATGGGTGCTGTTGACAGGCCAAACCTGTTGAGAATCCAGGGCGCGAATACCATCGAGGGTAACGGCAAATCCGTCCACCGGATCCACCCAGGGATGATAGAAGAGTTCCGCCAGACAGACCAGATCCATCCCGACCAGGGACTCATGCTCCCAGCCAATGCCACTTAAGGGGGGGACGGCCTCGTCGGCCAGGGCATGGAGGTTGTTTGCCAGGATATCATCGAGCAGGGTCCGAATTTCCTGGTAGCGATCATAGAGGGGAATATGACGGTTTCCTGTCAGGGCATTGAGGCTGTAGGCCACGTGGTGCACCCGCCCCGCGATGTTGGAGACAGAGGACTCGAGAAAGGCACGGTCAAAGATGTACTCACCACCAAGGGCTCGTTCCATCTTTGCCATCTCTTCCAGGATGGAATTATTGAGCAGAAGAATACGCTTGAAGTTGTTAAACAGCGCCTGCAAACGCCAGAAACTGATCTCTTTGGCGCTGGCACCACCACCGTGCCTCAGACGCTGCCACCAGTGTCCAGGGGTCTCAGCCATATCTCGCCCTTATGCTTCAGAACCAGAAGCTGCATCCTGGCGCTGTTGTTCTATACGCTTGACACAGTCGAGAATGTCACGCAGTTTGAAGGGCTTGGCAACAAAATCAAAGGCACCTTTGCGGTAGGATTCTTTTGCGGTTTCCAAGGTGGCAAATCCGGTAATGACAATCACCTGTGTATTTGGAGAGCGTTTCTTGGCATCATGAAGAATCTGAATACCATCAGCCCCTTCCATCTTCAGATCGGTGACCACGATATCAAAGGGGTGTTCACCCAGACGGGCCAGGGCCTTCCCGCTGTCGGTGAACGTCTCCACCGTGTGCCCCATTTTTTGAAAAGCTGGTTTCAACCGTTTACAGACGATGGGTTCGTCATCCAGAATAAGAATCTGCATGGGTTCCCCTGCCCCCGTTGCTGCTGTCATTCTCCCCTCCATTCTTTCTCCCTTTACTTTCCCTCTGCTGGTCCATGAGCCATTTGCGCTAAAAACAGTTCGACATGCTGCTCCACATCGCTGTCTGCATGCATGCGGGCATCGAGTTGCCGGGTATATCCGACCAGCCCTCCGAGCATACGCATTCGGGCAATCATTCGCTCGCAGCTGAGTTTTTTCAGACGCCCGACAACCAGATCTCCATGGACCTCAACGATAAAATCATAGCGCTCCAGGATTTTGGCGATAAAGGCCGCTCGCCGCGAGCGACGAATAAGCTCGGTCACCCCGCCAAGGAAACGAAAGTAGATATAGTTGTCGTTTATGTTTTCTGCAATATAGGCATCGATCAGCGTGAAATGATACCCTAATCGCATATTGATATTCATGTAATGTTTTAAAACCACAACCAAATTTCGCCCGATCTCCTCCGGCCCCGCCTGGGAAGCGGAAAAGGTCCGGGTAAAACTGGACATGAAACTGCTCAGATCTACAGCCACCGGTTTGGTACACCACATGCCCAGACCGCTCACACCCGCAAGCAACTCTTTGAGCGGCAGACTGACAATCTCCTTTGGTTGCACCACTTTTGCTTCCGGATCACAGGTGGTGCCCCCGCCCCCATCTATCACCATCAACCCAAGAGGGAGTTTTGTCTCTAAGCGTTTGGGAGCAGAGAGATACCGGGCCCCCTTTCCTTCGCTGAGATGGATCAACTCTTCAACTGCCTTTTCATGAATAAACCGGGTGATGTCATGATAGGTCCGGCAGGCGCTCGGCGCAAAATCCTTGCCCTGAGGGTCCAGAAGATGGAGAGGACTCATCAACCGGAGCAGTCGTCCCAGCAACCGGTATTCATAGGAATCCTCAAAGACTTCTTCCTCAGTCAACTCAAAATGATCCAGCCCCCCGATATTGCCTCGGTAGACGGTATTCTGGGTTGCATCTAGAGTCACCTCGTCCCCGGTCTTCAAGAGGGAGGTCGCATCCTCGGTGTTGACAATGGTTGGAATTCGGTACTCGCGCGACAGGGTTGCCATGTGCCCGGTGGGCGAACCGACGTCGGTGATAATCCCCTGGGCCTTGTGCATTACAGTGGCATAGCGAGGAGAGGTGTAGCGTGATACCAGAATAGCACCATGGGGAAAATTTCCCAAATCCTGATCGTTGTTTACAACAAAGACAGTGCCTACGCCAATCCCCTGCTGGGCAATAAACCCTTTGCCTGAAAAGATAACTTCCGCATCGCGAAAGGCCGCAGAAATTTCAGGGCCGGGAGGAGCCTCAAGATGCAGATGGAGGGGCCGCGACTGAAGAATATAGAGCTCTCCATCATGGTCAAAGGTCCATTCGATCTCCTGGGGGCGCTTGTAATAACGCTCAATACTCATGGCCGCGCAGGCCAATTGCTCCATCTGCTCTGCATTTAGGCTGGCAGCAAAGCGTTCTCTGGTGGCGAGATCCTGCCAGCGGGTTCCACTGTCGTTTGCTGCCACCAGCTGTCGTGGTTTTTCAGCCACGGTGAGATCAACGAGATCGTAGGGTGGCTTCCGACTGAGGAGAACGGTATCGGCAGAATGATCCCCCTGAACCACCGGCGCGCAGAGTCCCCAGACCGAATTGGCCAACATCACGTTCTCTCCCGCCTGCGGAGCATAGGTGTGAATAACCCCGCTCACCAGCCCCTGGACCATGAGCTGGCAGCCCACAGCCATGGCCGTCTCGTTTTCATGAAAACCTTTAACCAGGCGATAGAGCCAGGCCTCCACATCGTAGGCACTGGCGAGGACCTGGCGATACTTATCGATGAGTTCATCTCGGGTTACATTGAGCAGGGATCGGTACTGACCGGCAAAACTGATGCTTCCGTCCTCGCCCCAGGCACTGCTGCGCAAGGCTACCTTGGGGGTGCGATTGCCACAACGCTTAGCCAGCGCATCATAGCTGCCAAGAATTTCCTGCGAGATGCGTCGGGGAACAGAACCACCCAAAATGCGCTGCTGCACCTCCTGGGCTAACTCCTCCAGACTTGCGAGATCATCGTTGGTAAAGAGCTCAATCGCCTTTTCTGTCTCGGCAAAAAGGTGGTTGCGCTGAAAAAATTCAAAAAACACGCGGGTGGTGATGACAAATCCATCTGGAACCTGAAGTTCCAGGCGGCTTTGCACAGCCCCCAGGGTCGTCATCTTGGCTCCTGCCAATTCGGTCTGTTCGTAGTCGATATTGGCAATATCCAAAATCCGATCGCCCCTTGTCGTGACAGGGTGCCCGGCTATCTCTTCTTCGATGGCGTAGCGTATCCGCTCAAAGGCAAGAAAGAGTTCTGCGTTTTTATGCTGATTGAGAATCGAGTAATCGGAGATGAGTTTAAAAACCTGATCCCCGATTTTTTCAGCGGCAGCTCCAATATAGTGGCCATCAAAGATATACTCGCCTCCCAGCTTGTCTCCCATATCCGCCATGAGTTCCAGAATCTGGTTATTCCTCTCCAGGATACTTTGAAACTTCTTAAAGAGCACCGTAAAGGGAAGAACCTCCTGGGAGGGCCGATGGAAGGCGAGTATGTGCTGGAGAGCTTTAAACATCTTAATTAATGCGCTTCCTTACTTTGAAAGACCAGCCCAATAACGAGTCCGCTGACAAGGGCTATCACGGTGGCGATAACACCATAGAGAACACTTTTCTGATAGGCCAGATCACTCAGCCATTTGGGAAACCCGGTCAGGGCAGCCTCAATGGAGGCCTGTTCGCGCCCCACCACCTTTCCATGATTGAAAGCAACCGTTTCCACCGTATAGGAACCTGGCTTTAAGGTTGAAGGTACTTTGACATGGGCAGTGTAGTGCTGTACCCCGTTCTTGACCGGGCCAAAGCTGATAGCCTGCACCTCCTGGTTATAAAGCCCCTCTTTTTCTTTGAGCAGCAGTAACTGGTGGCGCACATCCATATGTTGATCCTGCCCCTCTTCTTCAACCCCAACCCCTTGGATTACATTTTCCAGAGTGTAGGGAAGCGCCCCTTGTCCCAGCTGGGCAAGCGGTT
Coding sequences within it:
- a CDS encoding PEP-utilizing enzyme, with translation MATRIDADEEPLQEVGYFRLRTDVLHSAVQLTRVDVDKMTLLSEERLPLPEHQLGGSTDFESKEIALLLHGLEEIVQQIGLELSHIPAAQRNCALFVHPQPAFVLRGAIQTRPLGENPFGAVDGLFARVYAPDGEEDAYLLRRTSPFDLLQSSIPERPAGYSFAGSYRATDLARGRRHLGHGTGLIEPGQMKKLAETAMLLERLYGAPLELRWQLWEDKIFRITRLRPLQVEHDPGGSCEEPVSAPVLCQGGQTGQSGVGAGPVYHIDERTDPQDFPPGAVAVARVASPHLTPVLQRAAGLVTEFGSAAGHLATVSRELRLPSIFGLPEALERLPQGIEVTVDGGETTVYQGIVEQLLRFDATRLDLTPQDREYRLLRRLLRFIQPLNLVNPQTQEFTAESCRTFHDIIHFCHESAVDELAHFQERHPGIGALRTRSMALGLPMDIRVLDVGGGLDPESGPAPGIEQVVSLPFHAFLEGLTDTRAWNTQAPSLGMRDILAGMPRSMGLLAAPADSLGVNLAIIGGEYINLSLRMGYHFSVIDAYLGEDISRNYVYFRFVGGLADPERRGRRARFIARVLAAMEFKTSIKGDLITARLKLMEPDILRLALFALGALTGYTRQQDTNMKSEADIERCFVDFATAFLPAFCQGSSDPEETDEPV
- a CDS encoding PEP/pyruvate-binding domain-containing protein — encoded protein: MNPFKSLLEKWKQNRRNREQAALVMLKARYHAFRIFLENNGKALELIVSLDGQLHRAEAADIRATVDELLGVSSELVDGLNLLSHGRYESLYAINGNLGELIYRELRSLGQMTLTRKACVSLDQLDPKSLMQAGAKAVNLARLKQMGLPVPNGFACTVRACKKFLHSSELSEKIRPLLRDVEIGRLPTEEAAETITALILNTPLPPDVTTALFQAYEDLASQEQSEGRTFEQPLAVSVRSSGAAEDGVEHSFAGQFTSLLNVRGQESLLDACRQVIASGFSARAIAYRMNAGLAPFDFDLAVLVQVMVPAEAAGVLFTVDPSRPESGRMLISAVPGLGTTAVGGEVPADLYRPLRFLSDEDAVPLGDLLETETPLSHQVIAQKTHREVPDKKGGLKLEAVPESEGKEALLNVEMLTHLVRFGRTIESVEGIAQDIEWALANGQLSILQARPLRVASSGGQRPHLPTLSEPLCTGFCASAGKAVGRVRLIHSIFELQQLEAEPAAWFAEAPLILALPHSIVDAARFLPRCAGLVVDLGNPTDHLACVARECGVPMITGAQKSLEQLRTEQWVLIDADHGLVLDVPDAVREQAIKAHQQDRAATGEVKKNSASPASMSLSPVRQTLRDRIVALNLTDAYGPTFSLAECRSIHDIIRYTHEMAVLTMFSAGDQVMEDAGGLLRPMDIGIPFTFLVVDLGGGIRRQNPQKRRRLRLRRILKREDVLSVPLAALCDGMTTPGLRWVAPADVDVLPSVMSRTMLDSRGPRPAGTFNYALTARDYLNLNARVEFHFAMVDAVCGRDSHANYIRFRLKGGGAGHERSHRRALFFQHVLEHNSFYTTVVGDLVTASLVGAEKKRIQEQLIMIGRLFGFSRFLDGMMKNDEIPIALANAFLQGEFDSLRAMRQIEAKGCLE
- a CDS encoding PEP/pyruvate-binding domain-containing protein — encoded protein: MFKALQHILAFHRPSQEVLPFTVLFKKFQSILERNNQILELMADMGDKLGGEYIFDGHYIGAAAEKIGDQVFKLISDYSILNQHKNAELFLAFERIRYAIEEEIAGHPVTTRGDRILDIANIDYEQTELAGAKMTTLGAVQSRLELQVPDGFVITTRVFFEFFQRNHLFAETEKAIELFTNDDLASLEELAQEVQQRILGGSVPRRISQEILGSYDALAKRCGNRTPKVALRSSAWGEDGSISFAGQYRSLLNVTRDELIDKYRQVLASAYDVEAWLYRLVKGFHENETAMAVGCQLMVQGLVSGVIHTYAPQAGENVMLANSVWGLCAPVVQGDHSADTVLLSRKPPYDLVDLTVAEKPRQLVAANDSGTRWQDLATRERFAASLNAEQMEQLACAAMSIERYYKRPQEIEWTFDHDGELYILQSRPLHLHLEAPPGPEISAAFRDAEVIFSGKGFIAQQGIGVGTVFVVNNDQDLGNFPHGAILVSRYTSPRYATVMHKAQGIITDVGSPTGHMATLSREYRIPTIVNTEDATSLLKTGDEVTLDATQNTVYRGNIGGLDHFELTEEEVFEDSYEYRLLGRLLRLMSPLHLLDPQGKDFAPSACRTYHDITRFIHEKAVEELIHLSEGKGARYLSAPKRLETKLPLGLMVIDGGGGTTCDPEAKVVQPKEIVSLPLKELLAGVSGLGMWCTKPVAVDLSSFMSSFTRTFSASQAGPEEIGRNLVVVLKHYMNINMRLGYHFTLIDAYIAENINDNYIYFRFLGGVTELIRRSRRAAFIAKILERYDFIVEVHGDLVVGRLKKLSCERMIARMRMLGGLVGYTRQLDARMHADSDVEQHVELFLAQMAHGPAEGK
- a CDS encoding metallophosphoesterase family protein; its protein translation is MPNIFAIGDIHGCHQKLVTLLGRLPVNREEDTLIFLGDYINRGPDSRKVLDTLIGVQREYRHTVFLKGNHEQALLDYELYGDIEDLRLLRVMGIEATAASYGVPLRRLTDLSCMSAEHQDFLFHLQLCYNAGSYHFCHAEYTPSPPASHPEESLQQRMQRRSTEVQLLASRRLGQEEDLAPRPEQVVIFGHLPFATPLVRADRIGIDTGAVYGNLLTAVQLPERIFYHA
- a CDS encoding response regulator, whose amino-acid sequence is MTAATGAGEPMQILILDDEPIVCKRLKPAFQKMGHTVETFTDSGKALARLGEHPFDIVVTDLKMEGADGIQILHDAKKRSPNTQVIVITGFATLETAKESYRKGAFDFVAKPFKLRDILDCVKRIEQQRQDAASGSEA
- a CDS encoding TIGR02186 family protein, whose translation is MRILSFLRVRPLVLAACLLAAPSLGLAATTTLSLQPNSIDMGAQYNGADIEITGQVPADSQVIVRLVGTPDELHLREKGKVFGLLWMNVGKVKLSNVPSVCLTRSSQPLAQLGQGALPYTLENVIQGVGVEEEGQDQHMDVRHQLLLLKEKEGLYNQEVQAISFGPVKNGVQHYTAHVKVPSTLKPGSYTVETVAFNHGKVVGREQASIEAALTGFPKWLSDLAYQKSVLYGVIATVIALVSGLVIGLVFQSKEAH